One genomic segment of Sminthopsis crassicaudata isolate SCR6 chromosome 4, ASM4859323v1, whole genome shotgun sequence includes these proteins:
- the GGA3 gene encoding ADP-ribosylation factor-binding protein GGA3 isoform X6 — protein MPQYLGDRISEKVKAKVIELLYSWTMALPEESKIKDAYQMLKRQGIVQSDPLIPMDRTLIPSPPPRPKNPVFDDEEKSKLLAKLLKSKNPDDLQEANKLIKSMVKEDEARIQKVTKRLHTLEEVNNNVKLLNEMLVHYSKEDSSEADKELMKELYDQCETKRRTLFKLASETEDNDSSLGDILQASDNLSRVINSYKKIIEGQVINGEVASLAISASEGTNPSSNLNTLIDLAELDMSNSPPLVLAPQPAPPSSDIPILPPPPRSCSSSQAETSGTSGVTNSLSLLDEELLCLGLADPDPNAAPKESTGNSQWNLYQGSPFLQSSTQPLNSSPAPLPPPPFTAPATKASVPAPNTGSFLFSMGLATATPQKVGPPAPGYLSSTVGDSSLHQLDVLNQLLEDTKGTSGLVKPVSSSFLPGVTSSVIPSNAPVGPPGSFPPGPGSPLFQPLPFQQGSPLKGNELSLANVHVPLESIKPSSALPVTAYDKNGFRILFHFAKECPPGRPDVLVVVVSMLNTAPLPVKSIVLQAAVPKSMKVKLQPPSGIELSPFNPIQPPAAITQVMLLANPMKEKVRLRYKLTFALGDQLSTEVGEVDQFPPVDQWGNL, from the exons ATGCCACAG TACTTGGGGGACAGGATCTCTGAGAAAGTGAAAGCCAAAGTCATTGAGCTGCTGTACAGCTGGACAATGGCCCTGCCAGAGGAGTCCAAAATCAAGGATGCTTACCAGATGCTGAAGAGACAGG GGATTGTGCAGTCAGACCCACTGATTCCTATGGATCGGACActtatcccctcccccccacctcgtCCTAAGAATCCTGTTTTTGATGATGAGGAGAAATCCAAG CTCTTAGCCAAGTTGTTGAAAAGCAAAAACCCAGATGACCTCCAGGAAGCCAACAAATTGATCAAATCCATGGTGAAAGAG GATGAAGCTAGGATTCAGAAAGTGACCAAACGACTGCATACTCTAGAGGAAGTCAACAATAATGTAAAACTTCTCAATGAGATGCTGGTTCATTATAGTAAGGAGGACTCATCAGAGGCAGATAAAGAACTCATGAAG GAATTATATGATCAATGTGAAACCAAGAGGAGAACATTGTTCAAATTGGCCAGTGAGACAGAAGACAATGACAGCAGCTTAG GAGATATTCTCCAAGCCAGTGACAATCTTTCACGGGTTATCAACTcctataaaaaaattattgaaggaCAGGTCATTAATGGTGAGGTGGCTTCCCTAGCCATATCTGCCTCAGAAG GAACCAACCCCTCTAGTAACCTCAACACTCTGATTGATCTTGCTGAATTGGACATGTCTAACAGCCCACCCCTGGTACTGGCCCCACAACCTGCCCCACCCTCCTCGGACATCCCTATCCTTCCACCCCCTCCACGAAGCTGTTCATCTAGTCAGGCAGAAACCTCTGGGACCAGTGGTGTGACCAACTCTCTGTCCCTGTTGGATGAAGAGCTGTTATGCTTAG GCCTTGCTGACCCAGATCCTAATGCTGCTCCCAAAGAGTCAACAGGGAACAGCCAATGGAATCTGTACCAG GGCAGCCCTTTCCTCCAGTCCTCTACACAGCCCTTGAACAGCTCCCCAGCCCCACTGCCTCCTCCTCCCTTTACGGCTCCCGCTACCAAGGCCAGCGTCCCTGCCCCCAACACAGGCTCATTCTTGTTCTCCATGGGACTGGCCACGGCTACACCCCAAAAGGTGGGGCCACCAGCCCCAGGGTACCTCAGCTCAACTGTGGGTGATAGTTCCCTGCACCAGTTGGATGTTCTCAACCAGCTTCTGGAAGATACCAAAGG GACATCAGGCTTGGTGAAACCAGTGTCCTCCAGCTTCCTCCCTGGGGTCACCTCCTCAGTCATCCCCAGCAATGCTCCAGTAGGGCCACCAGGCTCCTTCCCTCCTGGGCCTGGTAGCCCTTTGTTCCAACCACTGCCATTCCAGCAGGGAAGTCCCCTGAAGGGAAATGAGCTCTCCCTGGCCAATGTCCACGTCCCCTTGGAGTCTATCAAACCAA gCAGTGCTCTCCCAGTGACAGCTTATGACAAAAATGGCTTCCGCATCCTCTTTCATTTTGCCAAGGAGTGCCCACCTGGGCGGCCTGATGTGCTGGTGGTTGTGGTATCCATGCTGAATACAGCTCCACTGCCTGTCAAGAGCATTGTACTTCAGGCAGCAGTGCCCAAG TCCATGAAAGTGAAGCTGCAGCCTCCCTCAGGGATAGAACTGTCTCCATTCAACCCCATTCAGCCACCCGCAGCCATAACCCAGGTTATGTTGCTGGCCAATCCAATGAAG gAGAAGGTAAGGTTGCGTTACAAGCTGACCTTTGCCCTTGGGGATCAGCTCAGCACAGAGGTGGGTGAAGTGGACCAGTTTCCCCCAGTGGACCAGTGGGGGAACCTATGA
- the GGA3 gene encoding ADP-ribosylation factor-binding protein GGA3 isoform X2 produces MAPAPIIGGEGKPLTALAPPNSRKGGGSDPSDPARSSCPFTSLLPVFPVTLASFGAPRPGGCNMAEAEGESLESWLNKATNPSNRQEDWEYIIGFCDQINKELEGPQIAVRLLAHKIQSPQEWEAVQALTVLEACMKNCGRRFHNEVGKFRFLNELIKVVSPKYLGDRISEKVKAKVIELLYSWTMALPEESKIKDAYQMLKRQGIVQSDPLIPMDRTLIPSPPPRPKNPVFDDEEKSKLLAKLLKSKNPDDLQEANKLIKSMVKEDEARIQKVTKRLHTLEEVNNNVKLLNEMLVHYSKEDSSEADKELMKELYDQCETKRRTLFKLASETEDNDSSLGDILQASDNLSRVINSYKKIIEGQVINGEVASLAISASEGTNPSSNLNTLIDLAELDMSNSPPLVLAPQPAPPSSDIPILPPPPRSCSSSQAETSGTSGVTNSLSLLDEELLCLGLADPDPNAAPKESTGNSQWNLYQVGPPAPGYLSSTVGDSSLHQLDVLNQLLEDTKGTSGLVKPVSSSFLPGVTSSVIPSNAPVGPPGSFPPGPGSPLFQPLPFQQGSPLKGNELSLANVHVPLESIKPSSALPVTAYDKNGFRILFHFAKECPPGRPDVLVVVVSMLNTAPLPVKSIVLQAAVPKSMKVKLQPPSGIELSPFNPIQPPAAITQVMLLANPMKEKVRLRYKLTFALGDQLSTEVGEVDQFPPVDQWGNL; encoded by the exons ATGGCCCCGGCGCCTATCATCGGAGGGGAGGGGAAGCCACTCACAGCCCTGGCTCCGCCCAACTCCCGGAAGGGCGGGGGATCCGATCCGTCAGATCCCGCGCGCTCCTCCTGTCCTTTCACCTCTCTTCTCCCTGTTTTTCCGGTGACTCTCGCGAGTTTTGGGGCTCCCAGGCCTGGAGGCTGCAATATGGCGGAGGCCGAAGGGGAGAGCCTGGAGTCCTGGCTGA ATAAAGCCACCAATCCATCCAACCGCCAGGAGGACTGGGAGTATATCATTGGCTTCTGTGATCAGATCAACAAAGAACTTGAAGG CCCTCAGATTGCTGTCCGGCTTCTGGCCCACAAAATCCAATCCCCACAAGAATGGGAGGCAGTCCAAGCCTTAACA GTGCTGGAAGCATGTATGAAGAACTGCGGGAGGAGATTTCATAATGAAGTGGGGAAGTTCCGTTTTTTGAATGAGTTAATCAAAGTCGTCTCTCCCAAG TACTTGGGGGACAGGATCTCTGAGAAAGTGAAAGCCAAAGTCATTGAGCTGCTGTACAGCTGGACAATGGCCCTGCCAGAGGAGTCCAAAATCAAGGATGCTTACCAGATGCTGAAGAGACAGG GGATTGTGCAGTCAGACCCACTGATTCCTATGGATCGGACActtatcccctcccccccacctcgtCCTAAGAATCCTGTTTTTGATGATGAGGAGAAATCCAAG CTCTTAGCCAAGTTGTTGAAAAGCAAAAACCCAGATGACCTCCAGGAAGCCAACAAATTGATCAAATCCATGGTGAAAGAG GATGAAGCTAGGATTCAGAAAGTGACCAAACGACTGCATACTCTAGAGGAAGTCAACAATAATGTAAAACTTCTCAATGAGATGCTGGTTCATTATAGTAAGGAGGACTCATCAGAGGCAGATAAAGAACTCATGAAG GAATTATATGATCAATGTGAAACCAAGAGGAGAACATTGTTCAAATTGGCCAGTGAGACAGAAGACAATGACAGCAGCTTAG GAGATATTCTCCAAGCCAGTGACAATCTTTCACGGGTTATCAACTcctataaaaaaattattgaaggaCAGGTCATTAATGGTGAGGTGGCTTCCCTAGCCATATCTGCCTCAGAAG GAACCAACCCCTCTAGTAACCTCAACACTCTGATTGATCTTGCTGAATTGGACATGTCTAACAGCCCACCCCTGGTACTGGCCCCACAACCTGCCCCACCCTCCTCGGACATCCCTATCCTTCCACCCCCTCCACGAAGCTGTTCATCTAGTCAGGCAGAAACCTCTGGGACCAGTGGTGTGACCAACTCTCTGTCCCTGTTGGATGAAGAGCTGTTATGCTTAG GCCTTGCTGACCCAGATCCTAATGCTGCTCCCAAAGAGTCAACAGGGAACAGCCAATGGAATCTGTACCAG GTGGGGCCACCAGCCCCAGGGTACCTCAGCTCAACTGTGGGTGATAGTTCCCTGCACCAGTTGGATGTTCTCAACCAGCTTCTGGAAGATACCAAAGG GACATCAGGCTTGGTGAAACCAGTGTCCTCCAGCTTCCTCCCTGGGGTCACCTCCTCAGTCATCCCCAGCAATGCTCCAGTAGGGCCACCAGGCTCCTTCCCTCCTGGGCCTGGTAGCCCTTTGTTCCAACCACTGCCATTCCAGCAGGGAAGTCCCCTGAAGGGAAATGAGCTCTCCCTGGCCAATGTCCACGTCCCCTTGGAGTCTATCAAACCAA gCAGTGCTCTCCCAGTGACAGCTTATGACAAAAATGGCTTCCGCATCCTCTTTCATTTTGCCAAGGAGTGCCCACCTGGGCGGCCTGATGTGCTGGTGGTTGTGGTATCCATGCTGAATACAGCTCCACTGCCTGTCAAGAGCATTGTACTTCAGGCAGCAGTGCCCAAG TCCATGAAAGTGAAGCTGCAGCCTCCCTCAGGGATAGAACTGTCTCCATTCAACCCCATTCAGCCACCCGCAGCCATAACCCAGGTTATGTTGCTGGCCAATCCAATGAAG gAGAAGGTAAGGTTGCGTTACAAGCTGACCTTTGCCCTTGGGGATCAGCTCAGCACAGAGGTGGGTGAAGTGGACCAGTTTCCCCCAGTGGACCAGTGGGGGAACCTATGA
- the GGA3 gene encoding ADP-ribosylation factor-binding protein GGA3 isoform X1 produces the protein MAPAPIIGGEGKPLTALAPPNSRKGGGSDPSDPARSSCPFTSLLPVFPVTLASFGAPRPGGCNMAEAEGESLESWLNKATNPSNRQEDWEYIIGFCDQINKELEGPQIAVRLLAHKIQSPQEWEAVQALTVLEACMKNCGRRFHNEVGKFRFLNELIKVVSPKYLGDRISEKVKAKVIELLYSWTMALPEESKIKDAYQMLKRQGIVQSDPLIPMDRTLIPSPPPRPKNPVFDDEEKSKLLAKLLKSKNPDDLQEANKLIKSMVKEDEARIQKVTKRLHTLEEVNNNVKLLNEMLVHYSKEDSSEADKELMKELYDQCETKRRTLFKLASETEDNDSSLGDILQASDNLSRVINSYKKIIEGQVINGEVASLAISASEGTNPSSNLNTLIDLAELDMSNSPPLVLAPQPAPPSSDIPILPPPPRSCSSSQAETSGTSGVTNSLSLLDEELLCLGLADPDPNAAPKESTGNSQWNLYQGSPFLQSSTQPLNSSPAPLPPPPFTAPATKASVPAPNTGSFLFSMGLATATPQKVGPPAPGYLSSTVGDSSLHQLDVLNQLLEDTKGTSGLVKPVSSSFLPGVTSSVIPSNAPVGPPGSFPPGPGSPLFQPLPFQQGSPLKGNELSLANVHVPLESIKPSSALPVTAYDKNGFRILFHFAKECPPGRPDVLVVVVSMLNTAPLPVKSIVLQAAVPKSMKVKLQPPSGIELSPFNPIQPPAAITQVMLLANPMKEKVRLRYKLTFALGDQLSTEVGEVDQFPPVDQWGNL, from the exons ATGGCCCCGGCGCCTATCATCGGAGGGGAGGGGAAGCCACTCACAGCCCTGGCTCCGCCCAACTCCCGGAAGGGCGGGGGATCCGATCCGTCAGATCCCGCGCGCTCCTCCTGTCCTTTCACCTCTCTTCTCCCTGTTTTTCCGGTGACTCTCGCGAGTTTTGGGGCTCCCAGGCCTGGAGGCTGCAATATGGCGGAGGCCGAAGGGGAGAGCCTGGAGTCCTGGCTGA ATAAAGCCACCAATCCATCCAACCGCCAGGAGGACTGGGAGTATATCATTGGCTTCTGTGATCAGATCAACAAAGAACTTGAAGG CCCTCAGATTGCTGTCCGGCTTCTGGCCCACAAAATCCAATCCCCACAAGAATGGGAGGCAGTCCAAGCCTTAACA GTGCTGGAAGCATGTATGAAGAACTGCGGGAGGAGATTTCATAATGAAGTGGGGAAGTTCCGTTTTTTGAATGAGTTAATCAAAGTCGTCTCTCCCAAG TACTTGGGGGACAGGATCTCTGAGAAAGTGAAAGCCAAAGTCATTGAGCTGCTGTACAGCTGGACAATGGCCCTGCCAGAGGAGTCCAAAATCAAGGATGCTTACCAGATGCTGAAGAGACAGG GGATTGTGCAGTCAGACCCACTGATTCCTATGGATCGGACActtatcccctcccccccacctcgtCCTAAGAATCCTGTTTTTGATGATGAGGAGAAATCCAAG CTCTTAGCCAAGTTGTTGAAAAGCAAAAACCCAGATGACCTCCAGGAAGCCAACAAATTGATCAAATCCATGGTGAAAGAG GATGAAGCTAGGATTCAGAAAGTGACCAAACGACTGCATACTCTAGAGGAAGTCAACAATAATGTAAAACTTCTCAATGAGATGCTGGTTCATTATAGTAAGGAGGACTCATCAGAGGCAGATAAAGAACTCATGAAG GAATTATATGATCAATGTGAAACCAAGAGGAGAACATTGTTCAAATTGGCCAGTGAGACAGAAGACAATGACAGCAGCTTAG GAGATATTCTCCAAGCCAGTGACAATCTTTCACGGGTTATCAACTcctataaaaaaattattgaaggaCAGGTCATTAATGGTGAGGTGGCTTCCCTAGCCATATCTGCCTCAGAAG GAACCAACCCCTCTAGTAACCTCAACACTCTGATTGATCTTGCTGAATTGGACATGTCTAACAGCCCACCCCTGGTACTGGCCCCACAACCTGCCCCACCCTCCTCGGACATCCCTATCCTTCCACCCCCTCCACGAAGCTGTTCATCTAGTCAGGCAGAAACCTCTGGGACCAGTGGTGTGACCAACTCTCTGTCCCTGTTGGATGAAGAGCTGTTATGCTTAG GCCTTGCTGACCCAGATCCTAATGCTGCTCCCAAAGAGTCAACAGGGAACAGCCAATGGAATCTGTACCAG GGCAGCCCTTTCCTCCAGTCCTCTACACAGCCCTTGAACAGCTCCCCAGCCCCACTGCCTCCTCCTCCCTTTACGGCTCCCGCTACCAAGGCCAGCGTCCCTGCCCCCAACACAGGCTCATTCTTGTTCTCCATGGGACTGGCCACGGCTACACCCCAAAAGGTGGGGCCACCAGCCCCAGGGTACCTCAGCTCAACTGTGGGTGATAGTTCCCTGCACCAGTTGGATGTTCTCAACCAGCTTCTGGAAGATACCAAAGG GACATCAGGCTTGGTGAAACCAGTGTCCTCCAGCTTCCTCCCTGGGGTCACCTCCTCAGTCATCCCCAGCAATGCTCCAGTAGGGCCACCAGGCTCCTTCCCTCCTGGGCCTGGTAGCCCTTTGTTCCAACCACTGCCATTCCAGCAGGGAAGTCCCCTGAAGGGAAATGAGCTCTCCCTGGCCAATGTCCACGTCCCCTTGGAGTCTATCAAACCAA gCAGTGCTCTCCCAGTGACAGCTTATGACAAAAATGGCTTCCGCATCCTCTTTCATTTTGCCAAGGAGTGCCCACCTGGGCGGCCTGATGTGCTGGTGGTTGTGGTATCCATGCTGAATACAGCTCCACTGCCTGTCAAGAGCATTGTACTTCAGGCAGCAGTGCCCAAG TCCATGAAAGTGAAGCTGCAGCCTCCCTCAGGGATAGAACTGTCTCCATTCAACCCCATTCAGCCACCCGCAGCCATAACCCAGGTTATGTTGCTGGCCAATCCAATGAAG gAGAAGGTAAGGTTGCGTTACAAGCTGACCTTTGCCCTTGGGGATCAGCTCAGCACAGAGGTGGGTGAAGTGGACCAGTTTCCCCCAGTGGACCAGTGGGGGAACCTATGA
- the GGA3 gene encoding ADP-ribosylation factor-binding protein GGA3 isoform X5 yields MKNCGRRFHNEVGKFRFLNELIKVVSPKYLGDRISEKVKAKVIELLYSWTMALPEESKIKDAYQMLKRQGIVQSDPLIPMDRTLIPSPPPRPKNPVFDDEEKSKLLAKLLKSKNPDDLQEANKLIKSMVKEDEARIQKVTKRLHTLEEVNNNVKLLNEMLVHYSKEDSSEADKELMKELYDQCETKRRTLFKLASETEDNDSSLGDILQASDNLSRVINSYKKIIEGQVINGEVASLAISASEGTNPSSNLNTLIDLAELDMSNSPPLVLAPQPAPPSSDIPILPPPPRSCSSSQAETSGTSGVTNSLSLLDEELLCLGLADPDPNAAPKESTGNSQWNLYQGSPFLQSSTQPLNSSPAPLPPPPFTAPATKASVPAPNTGSFLFSMGLATATPQKVGPPAPGYLSSTVGDSSLHQLDVLNQLLEDTKGTSGLVKPVSSSFLPGVTSSVIPSNAPVGPPGSFPPGPGSPLFQPLPFQQGSPLKGNELSLANVHVPLESIKPSSALPVTAYDKNGFRILFHFAKECPPGRPDVLVVVVSMLNTAPLPVKSIVLQAAVPKSMKVKLQPPSGIELSPFNPIQPPAAITQVMLLANPMKEKVRLRYKLTFALGDQLSTEVGEVDQFPPVDQWGNL; encoded by the exons ATGAAGAACTGCGGGAGGAGATTTCATAATGAAGTGGGGAAGTTCCGTTTTTTGAATGAGTTAATCAAAGTCGTCTCTCCCAAG TACTTGGGGGACAGGATCTCTGAGAAAGTGAAAGCCAAAGTCATTGAGCTGCTGTACAGCTGGACAATGGCCCTGCCAGAGGAGTCCAAAATCAAGGATGCTTACCAGATGCTGAAGAGACAGG GGATTGTGCAGTCAGACCCACTGATTCCTATGGATCGGACActtatcccctcccccccacctcgtCCTAAGAATCCTGTTTTTGATGATGAGGAGAAATCCAAG CTCTTAGCCAAGTTGTTGAAAAGCAAAAACCCAGATGACCTCCAGGAAGCCAACAAATTGATCAAATCCATGGTGAAAGAG GATGAAGCTAGGATTCAGAAAGTGACCAAACGACTGCATACTCTAGAGGAAGTCAACAATAATGTAAAACTTCTCAATGAGATGCTGGTTCATTATAGTAAGGAGGACTCATCAGAGGCAGATAAAGAACTCATGAAG GAATTATATGATCAATGTGAAACCAAGAGGAGAACATTGTTCAAATTGGCCAGTGAGACAGAAGACAATGACAGCAGCTTAG GAGATATTCTCCAAGCCAGTGACAATCTTTCACGGGTTATCAACTcctataaaaaaattattgaaggaCAGGTCATTAATGGTGAGGTGGCTTCCCTAGCCATATCTGCCTCAGAAG GAACCAACCCCTCTAGTAACCTCAACACTCTGATTGATCTTGCTGAATTGGACATGTCTAACAGCCCACCCCTGGTACTGGCCCCACAACCTGCCCCACCCTCCTCGGACATCCCTATCCTTCCACCCCCTCCACGAAGCTGTTCATCTAGTCAGGCAGAAACCTCTGGGACCAGTGGTGTGACCAACTCTCTGTCCCTGTTGGATGAAGAGCTGTTATGCTTAG GCCTTGCTGACCCAGATCCTAATGCTGCTCCCAAAGAGTCAACAGGGAACAGCCAATGGAATCTGTACCAG GGCAGCCCTTTCCTCCAGTCCTCTACACAGCCCTTGAACAGCTCCCCAGCCCCACTGCCTCCTCCTCCCTTTACGGCTCCCGCTACCAAGGCCAGCGTCCCTGCCCCCAACACAGGCTCATTCTTGTTCTCCATGGGACTGGCCACGGCTACACCCCAAAAGGTGGGGCCACCAGCCCCAGGGTACCTCAGCTCAACTGTGGGTGATAGTTCCCTGCACCAGTTGGATGTTCTCAACCAGCTTCTGGAAGATACCAAAGG GACATCAGGCTTGGTGAAACCAGTGTCCTCCAGCTTCCTCCCTGGGGTCACCTCCTCAGTCATCCCCAGCAATGCTCCAGTAGGGCCACCAGGCTCCTTCCCTCCTGGGCCTGGTAGCCCTTTGTTCCAACCACTGCCATTCCAGCAGGGAAGTCCCCTGAAGGGAAATGAGCTCTCCCTGGCCAATGTCCACGTCCCCTTGGAGTCTATCAAACCAA gCAGTGCTCTCCCAGTGACAGCTTATGACAAAAATGGCTTCCGCATCCTCTTTCATTTTGCCAAGGAGTGCCCACCTGGGCGGCCTGATGTGCTGGTGGTTGTGGTATCCATGCTGAATACAGCTCCACTGCCTGTCAAGAGCATTGTACTTCAGGCAGCAGTGCCCAAG TCCATGAAAGTGAAGCTGCAGCCTCCCTCAGGGATAGAACTGTCTCCATTCAACCCCATTCAGCCACCCGCAGCCATAACCCAGGTTATGTTGCTGGCCAATCCAATGAAG gAGAAGGTAAGGTTGCGTTACAAGCTGACCTTTGCCCTTGGGGATCAGCTCAGCACAGAGGTGGGTGAAGTGGACCAGTTTCCCCCAGTGGACCAGTGGGGGAACCTATGA
- the GGA3 gene encoding ADP-ribosylation factor-binding protein GGA3 isoform X3: MAPAPIIGGEGKPLTALAPPNSRKGGGSDPSDPARSSCPFTSLLPVFPVTLASFGAPRPGGCNMAEAEGESLESWLNKATNPSNRQEDWEYIIGFCDQINKELEGPQIAVRLLAHKIQSPQEWEAVQALTVLEACMKNCGRRFHNEVGKFRFLNELIKVVSPKYLGDRISEKVKAKVIELLYSWTMALPEESKIKDAYQMLKRQGIVQSDPLIPMDRTLIPSPPPRPKNPVFDDEEKSKLLAKLLKSKNPDDLQEANKLIKSMVKEDEARIQKVTKRLHTLEEVNNNVKLLNEMLVHYSKEDSSEADKELMKELYDQCETKRRTLFKLASETEDNDSSLGDILQASDNLSRVINSYKKIIEGQVINGEVASLAISASEGTNPSSNLNTLIDLAELDMSNSPPLVLAPQPAPPSSDIPILPPPPRSCSSSQAETSGTSGVTNSLSLLDEELLCLGLADPDPNAAPKESTGNSQWNLYQVGPPAPGYLSSTVGDSSLHQLDVLNQLLEDTKGTSGLVKPVSSSFLPGVTSSVIPSNAPVGPPGSFPPGPGSPLFQPLPFQQGSPLKGNELSLANVHVPLESIKPSSALPVTAYDKNGFRILFHFAKECPPGRPDVLVVVVSMLNTAPLPVKSIVLQAAVPKSMKVKLQPPSGIELSPFNPIQPPAAITQVMLLANPMKVSVCWRCATITTGELTRKYMEREGNQCSPSAGGRGT, translated from the exons ATGGCCCCGGCGCCTATCATCGGAGGGGAGGGGAAGCCACTCACAGCCCTGGCTCCGCCCAACTCCCGGAAGGGCGGGGGATCCGATCCGTCAGATCCCGCGCGCTCCTCCTGTCCTTTCACCTCTCTTCTCCCTGTTTTTCCGGTGACTCTCGCGAGTTTTGGGGCTCCCAGGCCTGGAGGCTGCAATATGGCGGAGGCCGAAGGGGAGAGCCTGGAGTCCTGGCTGA ATAAAGCCACCAATCCATCCAACCGCCAGGAGGACTGGGAGTATATCATTGGCTTCTGTGATCAGATCAACAAAGAACTTGAAGG CCCTCAGATTGCTGTCCGGCTTCTGGCCCACAAAATCCAATCCCCACAAGAATGGGAGGCAGTCCAAGCCTTAACA GTGCTGGAAGCATGTATGAAGAACTGCGGGAGGAGATTTCATAATGAAGTGGGGAAGTTCCGTTTTTTGAATGAGTTAATCAAAGTCGTCTCTCCCAAG TACTTGGGGGACAGGATCTCTGAGAAAGTGAAAGCCAAAGTCATTGAGCTGCTGTACAGCTGGACAATGGCCCTGCCAGAGGAGTCCAAAATCAAGGATGCTTACCAGATGCTGAAGAGACAGG GGATTGTGCAGTCAGACCCACTGATTCCTATGGATCGGACActtatcccctcccccccacctcgtCCTAAGAATCCTGTTTTTGATGATGAGGAGAAATCCAAG CTCTTAGCCAAGTTGTTGAAAAGCAAAAACCCAGATGACCTCCAGGAAGCCAACAAATTGATCAAATCCATGGTGAAAGAG GATGAAGCTAGGATTCAGAAAGTGACCAAACGACTGCATACTCTAGAGGAAGTCAACAATAATGTAAAACTTCTCAATGAGATGCTGGTTCATTATAGTAAGGAGGACTCATCAGAGGCAGATAAAGAACTCATGAAG GAATTATATGATCAATGTGAAACCAAGAGGAGAACATTGTTCAAATTGGCCAGTGAGACAGAAGACAATGACAGCAGCTTAG GAGATATTCTCCAAGCCAGTGACAATCTTTCACGGGTTATCAACTcctataaaaaaattattgaaggaCAGGTCATTAATGGTGAGGTGGCTTCCCTAGCCATATCTGCCTCAGAAG GAACCAACCCCTCTAGTAACCTCAACACTCTGATTGATCTTGCTGAATTGGACATGTCTAACAGCCCACCCCTGGTACTGGCCCCACAACCTGCCCCACCCTCCTCGGACATCCCTATCCTTCCACCCCCTCCACGAAGCTGTTCATCTAGTCAGGCAGAAACCTCTGGGACCAGTGGTGTGACCAACTCTCTGTCCCTGTTGGATGAAGAGCTGTTATGCTTAG GCCTTGCTGACCCAGATCCTAATGCTGCTCCCAAAGAGTCAACAGGGAACAGCCAATGGAATCTGTACCAG GTGGGGCCACCAGCCCCAGGGTACCTCAGCTCAACTGTGGGTGATAGTTCCCTGCACCAGTTGGATGTTCTCAACCAGCTTCTGGAAGATACCAAAGG GACATCAGGCTTGGTGAAACCAGTGTCCTCCAGCTTCCTCCCTGGGGTCACCTCCTCAGTCATCCCCAGCAATGCTCCAGTAGGGCCACCAGGCTCCTTCCCTCCTGGGCCTGGTAGCCCTTTGTTCCAACCACTGCCATTCCAGCAGGGAAGTCCCCTGAAGGGAAATGAGCTCTCCCTGGCCAATGTCCACGTCCCCTTGGAGTCTATCAAACCAA gCAGTGCTCTCCCAGTGACAGCTTATGACAAAAATGGCTTCCGCATCCTCTTTCATTTTGCCAAGGAGTGCCCACCTGGGCGGCCTGATGTGCTGGTGGTTGTGGTATCCATGCTGAATACAGCTCCACTGCCTGTCAAGAGCATTGTACTTCAGGCAGCAGTGCCCAAG TCCATGAAAGTGAAGCTGCAGCCTCCCTCAGGGATAGAACTGTCTCCATTCAACCCCATTCAGCCACCCGCAGCCATAACCCAGGTTATGTTGCTGGCCAATCCAATGAAGGTGA GTGTTTGCTGGCGATGTGCTACAATTACAACAGGAGAGCTAACTAGAAAGTACATGGAAAGAGAAGGCAACCAGTGTTCCCCCAGTGCAGGGGGTAGGGGAACATAA